The following are encoded in a window of Brevibacillus ruminantium genomic DNA:
- the ytaF gene encoding sporulation membrane protein YtaF, protein MSGWLSLLLVSLAISMDSVTVGLTYGLRHMRIPLTSLAVVAGCSFAVVYGVMWVGSTLVFWLSPEWGQQIGAFVLIGMGSFTLWRLISARSKTTDESKDSSVAEENSPALVSQFRMFGLIIQILKDPSHADTDRSGHIMGWEAVMLGLALSLDAFGAGISLTFLGYPPLSVAACIAVMSGGLLFVGIGLGRQAGRFKWLSRLTWFPPVLLICIGLVKSIT, encoded by the coding sequence ATGAGCGGATGGCTCTCTCTTCTTCTTGTGTCCCTGGCGATCAGCATGGATAGCGTCACTGTCGGTTTGACCTACGGTCTCAGGCATATGCGGATTCCTTTAACATCCCTTGCCGTTGTGGCAGGGTGTTCCTTTGCCGTAGTGTATGGAGTCATGTGGGTGGGCTCGACGCTTGTCTTTTGGCTGTCACCGGAGTGGGGCCAACAAATTGGGGCGTTCGTACTGATCGGGATGGGCTCATTTACGCTATGGCGGCTGATCTCGGCGCGTTCAAAAACAACAGATGAGTCAAAAGACAGCAGTGTTGCCGAAGAAAACAGTCCGGCGCTGGTCTCCCAATTCCGGATGTTTGGGCTGATCATTCAGATTCTCAAGGACCCTTCGCATGCCGATACGGATCGGTCCGGCCATATCATGGGCTGGGAAGCCGTGATGCTGGGATTGGCACTGTCGCTGGATGCCTTTGGTGCAGGAATTAGCTTGACCTTCTTGGGCTATCCGCCACTTTCGGTGGCTGCATGTATTGCTGTGATGAGCGGAGGATTGTTGTTTGTCGGCATTGGACTAGGACGGCAGGCAGGGAGATTCAAATGGCTGTCCCGGCTTACCTGGTTTCCCCCTGTTTTGCTGATCTGTATCGGTTTGGTCAAAAGCATAACCTAG
- a CDS encoding copper ion binding protein produces MKNVTLKVEGMSCNHCVQSIEKALKEIGAAGKVDLAGKSVEVTFDENNLTEAAIKEAIEDQGYDVV; encoded by the coding sequence ATGAAAAACGTAACCCTGAAAGTAGAAGGAATGTCTTGCAATCACTGCGTTCAATCGATCGAGAAAGCACTCAAGGAGATCGGCGCTGCGGGAAAAGTGGACCTTGCGGGGAAAAGCGTGGAAGTCACCTTTGATGAAAACAACCTGACGGAGGCAGCGATCAAAGAAGCGATTGAAGACCAGGGGTATGACGTCGTATAA
- a CDS encoding heavy metal translocating P-type ATPase: protein MSGKEKEAIVAISGMTCAACAMRIEKGLRKLEGVESANVNLALEKSTVVYDAEKTDLQKIHQKIEDLGYGVITEKVGLNISGMTCAACATRIEKGLNKLTGVTGAHVNLALETASVEYEPSQTSVTDLIRQVEKLGYQAVRKDDQSESETADRRAREIQQQTGKFLFSLILSLPLLWAMVSHFSFTSFIWLPDMLMNPWVQLALATPVQFIVGKQFYVGAYKALRNKSANMDVLVALGTSAAYFYSLYLSIQSLSTQAHMVDLYFETSAVLITLILLGKLFEAKAKGRSSEAIRKLMGLQAKTAVVIRESKELTIPVEEVRPGDIVSVKPGEKIPVDGIVREGQSAVDESMLTGESIPIDKTVGDNVIGATLNKNGFLQIEATKVGKETALAQIIRVVEEAQGSKAPIQRLADRISGVFVPVVVGIAVLTFIIWYWLVAPGDFASALEKGIAVLVIACPCALGLATPTSIMAGSGRAAELGILFKGGEHLETAHRLDTVVLDKTGTVTKGEPELTDVFSYDAEESELLTLIGAAEKNSEHPLAQAIVKGITEKGIALGSTDSFEAIPGFGIRAVVNGREVLVGTRRLLTEHQIPFTQAEEAMSALEREGKTAMLAAVDGKLAVMVAVADTIKPTSREAVKRMKEMGLSVMMMTGDNRQTAEAIAPLAGIDQVIAEVLPEGKADEVKKLQKQGRRVAMVGDGINDAPALATADIGMAIGTGTDVAMEAADITLMRGDLMSVADAIVMSHKTIRNIKQNLFWAFAYNTLGIPFAALGFLEPWLAGAAMAFSSVSVVLNALRLQRVKL, encoded by the coding sequence ATGAGCGGCAAAGAAAAAGAAGCGATCGTCGCGATATCCGGCATGACGTGTGCAGCATGTGCCATGCGGATAGAAAAGGGTTTGCGAAAGCTGGAGGGCGTGGAATCAGCCAATGTCAATCTCGCTCTCGAAAAGTCAACCGTCGTCTATGACGCCGAGAAAACAGACCTGCAGAAAATCCACCAGAAAATCGAGGATCTGGGGTATGGGGTGATTACCGAAAAAGTGGGGCTGAACATCTCCGGGATGACGTGTGCAGCCTGTGCCACGCGGATTGAAAAAGGGCTGAACAAACTGACAGGCGTGACGGGGGCTCATGTCAATCTCGCCTTGGAGACGGCTTCCGTGGAGTACGAACCCAGCCAGACCAGTGTGACAGATCTGATCAGACAGGTGGAAAAACTGGGCTACCAGGCTGTGCGAAAGGATGACCAGAGCGAGTCGGAGACGGCAGACCGCCGCGCCCGGGAGATCCAGCAGCAGACGGGCAAGTTTCTCTTTTCGCTGATCCTGTCCCTGCCGCTTCTCTGGGCGATGGTGAGCCACTTTTCCTTTACCTCGTTCATCTGGCTGCCCGACATGCTGATGAACCCCTGGGTCCAGCTTGCACTGGCTACTCCCGTGCAGTTCATCGTGGGGAAACAGTTTTATGTAGGAGCATACAAGGCACTGCGAAACAAAAGTGCCAACATGGATGTCCTCGTCGCACTCGGAACCTCGGCAGCCTATTTCTACAGTCTGTATCTGTCGATTCAATCCCTCAGTACGCAGGCCCATATGGTTGATCTCTATTTTGAGACCAGCGCCGTCTTGATCACCTTGATCCTGCTCGGCAAGCTCTTCGAGGCCAAGGCCAAAGGACGCTCCTCCGAGGCGATTCGCAAGCTGATGGGATTGCAGGCCAAAACCGCCGTTGTCATACGGGAAAGCAAGGAGCTGACCATTCCCGTCGAAGAGGTGCGACCGGGTGACATCGTCTCCGTCAAGCCAGGTGAAAAAATCCCGGTCGATGGAATCGTGCGGGAAGGTCAGTCGGCAGTCGATGAATCGATGCTGACGGGAGAGAGTATTCCGATCGACAAAACCGTGGGTGACAACGTGATCGGGGCAACGCTGAACAAGAATGGTTTTCTGCAGATTGAGGCGACCAAGGTTGGGAAGGAAACAGCGCTTGCCCAAATTATTCGAGTCGTCGAGGAAGCCCAAGGCTCCAAAGCTCCGATCCAGCGTTTGGCTGACCGTATTTCCGGCGTATTTGTCCCGGTTGTCGTAGGGATTGCCGTGTTGACCTTTATCATCTGGTATTGGCTGGTTGCGCCGGGTGATTTCGCGTCTGCCCTGGAAAAAGGGATCGCAGTCCTCGTGATCGCCTGTCCGTGCGCACTCGGTTTGGCGACCCCCACCTCGATTATGGCGGGATCAGGCCGGGCTGCCGAATTGGGTATCCTGTTCAAAGGTGGAGAGCATTTGGAAACGGCCCACCGCTTGGATACCGTGGTGCTGGACAAAACAGGCACCGTGACCAAGGGAGAGCCGGAGCTGACCGATGTCTTCAGCTATGACGCCGAAGAGAGCGAACTGCTGACCCTGATTGGAGCGGCCGAGAAAAACTCCGAGCATCCGCTGGCACAAGCCATCGTGAAGGGAATCACAGAAAAAGGGATCGCACTCGGCAGCACCGATTCATTTGAAGCCATTCCCGGATTCGGCATACGCGCTGTGGTAAACGGGAGGGAAGTGCTTGTGGGAACTCGCCGCTTGCTAACTGAGCATCAGATTCCTTTTACACAGGCCGAAGAAGCCATGTCGGCACTGGAGAGGGAAGGAAAAACAGCCATGCTCGCGGCCGTTGATGGAAAGCTGGCCGTAATGGTTGCGGTGGCCGACACGATCAAGCCAACTTCCCGCGAAGCCGTCAAGCGGATGAAGGAAATGGGGCTGTCCGTCATGATGATGACCGGGGACAACAGGCAGACGGCCGAGGCCATCGCTCCCCTGGCGGGGATTGACCAGGTGATTGCCGAGGTATTGCCGGAGGGCAAGGCAGATGAAGTGAAGAAGCTGCAAAAACAAGGCCGCCGGGTAGCCATGGTGGGGGACGGAATCAACGATGCGCCCGCTCTGGCGACCGCCGATATCGGGATGGCCATTGGAACCGGTACCGATGTAGCCATGGAAGCAGCTGATATCACGCTGATGCGCGGTGACCTGATGAGTGTCGCAGACGCCATCGTCATGAGTCACAAAACGATCCGCAATATCAAGCAAAACCTGTTCTGGGCCTTTGCCTACAATACGCTGGGGATTCCGTTTGCGGCCCTCGGGTTTCTGGAACCGTGGCTGGCCGGGGCGGCTATGGCCTTCAGCTCCGTCTCTGTGGTGCTGAATGCCTTGCGTCTGCAAAGGGTCAAATTGTAA
- a CDS encoding pseudouridine-5'-phosphate glycosidase codes for MKEFLTYTEEVRHALENNLPVVALETTIISHGMPYPQNIEMAKEVEQIIRDNGAVPATIGIMDGKIKIGLSESELEEFATNQSVEKVSRRDFPYILASGKIGATTVSGTMIGAQLAGIRVFATGGIGGVHREGEITWDVSADLTELAQTGVAVICAGAKSILDLGRTLEYLETQGVPVVGYKTSDFPSFFARESGFGVDFRLDTPEEVAAVMDTKWKLGQKGGMVIANPVPEADALDHNEIEAVILQALKEAKENGIAGKKVTPFLLAKVKQLTEGKSLKTNIALVKHNAAVAAQIAAAYQATQK; via the coding sequence ATGAAAGAATTTCTGACCTATACAGAAGAAGTCCGACATGCGCTGGAGAACAATCTCCCTGTCGTAGCGCTGGAGACCACCATTATTTCTCACGGCATGCCTTATCCGCAAAATATCGAGATGGCGAAAGAAGTAGAGCAAATCATCCGCGATAACGGGGCGGTTCCGGCGACAATCGGGATCATGGACGGCAAAATCAAAATCGGCTTGTCGGAGAGTGAGCTGGAGGAGTTTGCTACCAATCAGTCTGTGGAAAAAGTAAGCCGCAGGGACTTCCCGTACATCCTGGCAAGCGGAAAAATCGGCGCCACGACGGTTTCCGGCACGATGATCGGGGCTCAGCTGGCTGGCATCCGCGTCTTCGCGACAGGCGGCATCGGCGGCGTTCACCGCGAAGGCGAAATTACCTGGGATGTATCGGCGGACTTGACTGAGCTGGCGCAGACCGGTGTAGCGGTGATTTGTGCCGGGGCCAAATCGATTCTGGATCTGGGCCGTACGCTGGAATACCTGGAAACCCAAGGGGTACCTGTCGTCGGATACAAGACCAGTGACTTCCCGTCCTTCTTTGCCCGCGAGAGCGGCTTCGGCGTTGACTTCCGTCTGGATACGCCGGAAGAAGTGGCTGCCGTTATGGATACCAAATGGAAGCTGGGACAAAAGGGCGGCATGGTGATCGCCAATCCGGTGCCGGAGGCCGATGCTCTGGATCACAACGAGATTGAAGCGGTCATCCTGCAGGCCCTGAAAGAAGCGAAGGAAAACGGCATCGCCGGTAAAAAGGTGACCCCTTTCCTTTTGGCGAAAGTAAAACAATTGACCGAAGGCAAAAGTCTGAAAACCAATATTGCGCTGGTGAAGCATAATGCAGCCGTTGCTGCACAGATTGCGGCTGCCTACCAGGCCACCCAAAAATAA
- a CDS encoding carbohydrate kinase encodes MDKEKQILRYIRENPFVSQQELADKMGISRSAVAGYIAQMTKRGDIKGRAYVLRDEERIVCIGGANLDRKARAKQEVRLHSSNPVTISESCGGVGRNIAENLGRLSCNVALISCVGEDKEGDWILQETRRHGVDISQVWRLPTQRTGTYTALLDRDGEMVVSLANMDIYDALTPQMLAERWSHIAAARAVYLDTNLPADCLAYVIERCREEKIALFVDPVSSAKAEKLPERLAGVETILPNREEAEILSGMKIESKDDCEEACRRIRARGVKSVVVTLGEQGVYCQSEEEAELLTPYPTEVVDVTGAGDAFASGLLYGIVNGESLGQACRFGMAASALTLSTEHSVSPQLKPEMLEQTMQKYEEER; translated from the coding sequence ATGGATAAGGAAAAGCAGATTCTCCGTTATATTCGGGAAAACCCTTTTGTCAGTCAGCAGGAGCTTGCCGATAAAATGGGGATATCCCGTTCGGCAGTTGCCGGTTATATTGCCCAAATGACCAAGCGTGGCGATATCAAGGGAAGAGCGTATGTTTTGCGCGATGAAGAGCGAATCGTCTGCATCGGCGGGGCCAATCTGGACCGAAAAGCACGCGCCAAGCAAGAGGTTCGGCTGCACTCGTCCAATCCGGTCACGATCTCGGAATCTTGCGGGGGAGTCGGACGCAATATCGCTGAAAATCTGGGGCGTCTGAGCTGCAATGTCGCGTTGATCAGCTGTGTCGGAGAGGACAAGGAAGGCGACTGGATTTTGCAGGAGACCCGCAGGCACGGCGTCGATATCAGTCAGGTATGGCGGTTGCCTACCCAGCGTACAGGCACCTACACCGCGCTGTTGGACAGAGACGGCGAGATGGTCGTTTCGCTGGCCAACATGGATATCTACGACGCGCTGACGCCGCAAATGCTGGCTGAGCGCTGGTCGCATATCGCCGCAGCCCGCGCTGTCTATCTGGATACCAATCTGCCTGCCGACTGTCTGGCTTACGTCATCGAGCGTTGCCGGGAGGAAAAGATAGCGCTGTTTGTTGACCCGGTTTCTTCGGCCAAGGCCGAAAAGCTGCCTGAGCGTCTGGCGGGTGTAGAGACAATTCTCCCCAATCGCGAAGAAGCAGAGATTTTGTCTGGCATGAAGATTGAGAGCAAGGATGATTGTGAAGAAGCCTGCCGCCGTATTCGGGCCAGAGGTGTGAAGAGTGTCGTTGTCACTTTGGGCGAGCAGGGTGTTTACTGCCAGTCGGAGGAAGAAGCGGAGCTTTTGACCCCTTACCCAACCGAGGTCGTGGATGTGACAGGGGCCGGGGATGCCTTCGCATCGGGGCTGCTGTACGGCATCGTGAACGGGGAATCGCTGGGCCAAGCGTGCCGGTTCGGGATGGCCGCATCGGCTCTGACATTGAGTACGGAACACTCGGTATCTCCGCAGCTCAAGCCGGAGATGCTGGAACAAACCATGCAAAAATACGAGGAGGAACGATAA
- a CDS encoding C40 family peptidase produces MKPKRKLVIWITMTVLMLSSMAGCGPRKSAQPAPEPRVHPYRVDGTQPHLTINEAAVPRWRKTADAIISDGMKYMGTPYVYGAERFNDKTFDCSSYVQYLYAKQGIKLGYNAREQAVEGEEIPFMNMRRGDLMFFSDEDYPNETGLNKVRHVGIYMGDGKILHTYEPGIGVVISNIHKDEKEGEYWYQNYLFARRVIPG; encoded by the coding sequence ATGAAGCCCAAAAGGAAGCTTGTCATATGGATCACCATGACCGTACTTATGCTCAGCTCGATGGCCGGCTGCGGTCCGCGGAAGAGTGCGCAGCCTGCGCCAGAGCCGAGGGTTCATCCGTATCGCGTAGACGGAACTCAGCCGCATCTGACGATTAACGAGGCTGCGGTTCCCCGGTGGAGAAAAACGGCGGATGCGATCATTTCAGACGGTATGAAATATATGGGGACACCGTACGTCTACGGGGCAGAGCGGTTTAATGACAAGACATTTGACTGCTCCTCCTATGTGCAGTACCTCTACGCCAAACAAGGGATTAAGCTCGGATACAATGCCCGGGAGCAGGCAGTGGAAGGGGAAGAAATTCCTTTCATGAACATGCGTCGGGGAGATCTCATGTTCTTTTCCGATGAGGATTATCCCAATGAAACCGGTTTAAACAAGGTAAGGCATGTCGGCATTTACATGGGGGACGGAAAAATCCTGCACACCTACGAACCGGGCATCGGCGTTGTCATCAGCAACATTCACAAGGATGAAAAAGAGGGAGAGTACTGGTACCAGAATTACCTCTTTGCCCGAAGAGTGATTCCCGGATAA
- a CDS encoding DMT family transporter: protein MSASVRIRGFTMVIVASILWGVSGTVAQSLMQHYQFQTDWLVAVRLLSSGVILLALSLLGQHRQNVWHLLRSGGDFVRLLIFSILGMLAVQYTFFAAIEAGNAATATLLQYLGPVFLVLYFIIRTRKLPSLAQVTALVLALGGTYFLITGGNPGKLTISAGALAWGLASALALAFYTVYPTLLLGRWGSTVVLGWSMLIGGVVLGLSTQTWTYTEMIWTLPSVLAVLFIILFGTLIPFYLYVDSLNYIRPTETSLLASAEPLSAVITAVFWLHVSFGLFEWIGCLCIIGTVFALSRHREKPKEVSLGVASDETRRGKLEKV, encoded by the coding sequence ATGTCTGCTTCAGTACGGATACGAGGATTTACCATGGTAATCGTGGCCTCCATCTTATGGGGAGTGTCGGGAACCGTGGCACAGTCACTCATGCAGCACTACCAGTTTCAGACGGATTGGCTGGTTGCCGTTCGCCTGCTTTCTTCGGGAGTGATTTTGTTGGCTCTTTCTTTATTGGGCCAGCATCGTCAAAATGTTTGGCATCTTTTGCGCTCGGGCGGCGATTTTGTACGGCTGCTCATCTTTTCGATCCTGGGGATGCTCGCTGTGCAGTATACCTTCTTTGCCGCGATTGAAGCGGGCAATGCCGCAACAGCGACTCTGCTTCAGTATTTGGGGCCAGTTTTTCTGGTTCTCTATTTCATCATTCGTACGCGGAAGTTGCCTTCATTGGCCCAAGTAACAGCCTTGGTTCTGGCTCTTGGCGGAACCTATTTTCTGATCACAGGAGGAAATCCCGGCAAGCTGACGATTTCCGCTGGCGCACTTGCATGGGGGCTTGCCTCGGCGCTGGCGCTTGCTTTTTACACGGTTTACCCCACACTGTTGCTGGGGCGCTGGGGATCTACTGTCGTATTGGGCTGGTCCATGCTGATCGGCGGTGTGGTATTGGGGCTCAGCACGCAAACCTGGACCTATACGGAGATGATCTGGACACTTCCTTCTGTATTGGCCGTGCTGTTTATCATTTTGTTCGGGACGTTGATTCCTTTTTATTTGTACGTAGATAGCTTGAATTACATCCGGCCGACAGAAACCAGCCTGCTCGCTTCGGCGGAACCGCTGTCTGCCGTTATTACTGCTGTCTTTTGGCTGCATGTATCGTTCGGCTTGTTTGAATGGATCGGCTGCCTTTGTATTATCGGGACCGTTTTTGCTCTCTCACGTCATCGCGAAAAGCCCAAAGAGGTTTCGCTCGGCGTCGCCAGTGACGAAACAAGGCGGGGGAAGCTGGAAAAAGTTTAG